AAAGCACCTCACCGCCGGCTGACAGAGCAACGGAGCAGACAGAGGTCGATGTTTCAATATTTAAAATGCAAGACATATTAATTGACAATTGATAATTGACAATTGACAATTATATTTGTCAAAAGCCAATCTTTTGATAATGGATGCAAAAGTATAAAATAAACAGAACAGAACGGACGAAAACATCTATTTTATTCACCTTTTCAATTAATTGTCAATTGTCAATTGTCAATTGTCAATTGATTAATTTATCTTTGCACAAATTTTTAGAACAATGATACAATCAATGACTGGATTCGGTAAGGTTACAGCCGAACTTCCTTCAAAAAAGGTAACCGTAGAAATAAAAGCGCTCAACAGCAAGCAACTGGATTTATCAACCCGCATTCCGTCTATCTACAAAGATAAAGAAATGCAAATCCGTAGCCAGCTGCTTCAGTCGCTCGAACGGGGTAAGGTCGATTTCAGCATTTACATTGAATATATAGGAAAAGATACTCCTACTCAGATTAACCTCACAGCTTTTGAAAGTTATTACAGCCAGATCAAAGACATCGCAGACAAACTGAATATCGCACTTCCTACAGACTGGTTCCAGACATTACTGAAAATGCCGGATGTTATCAAGTCGGAAATCGTAGAGGTAGACGAAAGCGAATGGGAAGTTGTTTTCACAGCAGTAAAAGAGGCCATCAAGCATCTTTGTGATTTCCGTATCCAGGAAGGCGCCATGTTGCAGAAGCTGTTTGAAGAAAAGATCGGTAACATCGCCCGCTTACTTGCAGAAGTGGAAGAATACGAAGGCGAACGTATCGAAAAGATCAAAGCACGTATCATGGATAACCTTGAGAAGGTGGCAAACCAGGATTACGATAAGAATCGTTTTGAACAGGAAATGATCTATTACATAGAGAAACTGGATGTAAACGAAGAAAAGAACCGTCTCGACAACCACCTGAAATATTTCATCAGCACAATGAAAGATGGACATGGACAGGGTAAAAAGCTTGGTTTCATCGCCCAAGAAATGGGACGCGAGATCAACACCCTCGGTTCGAAAAGCAATCATGCAGAAATGCAAAAGATCGTCGTTCAGATGAAAGACGAACTGGAACAGATCAAAGAACAGGTATTAAACGTTTTATAATATGGCTGGTAAACTAATTATATTCTCCGCCCCGTCAGGCTCAGGTAAATCAACCATTATCAACTATCTGCTGAAGCAGAACCTGAACCTGCATTTCTCTATCTCGGCGACAAGCCGTGCTCCTCGCGGAACAGAAAAGGACGGCGTAGAATACTATTTCCTGACTCCCGACGA
This is a stretch of genomic DNA from Parabacteroides chongii. It encodes these proteins:
- a CDS encoding YicC/YloC family endoribonuclease, encoding MIQSMTGFGKVTAELPSKKVTVEIKALNSKQLDLSTRIPSIYKDKEMQIRSQLLQSLERGKVDFSIYIEYIGKDTPTQINLTAFESYYSQIKDIADKLNIALPTDWFQTLLKMPDVIKSEIVEVDESEWEVVFTAVKEAIKHLCDFRIQEGAMLQKLFEEKIGNIARLLAEVEEYEGERIEKIKARIMDNLEKVANQDYDKNRFEQEMIYYIEKLDVNEEKNRLDNHLKYFISTMKDGHGQGKKLGFIAQEMGREINTLGSKSNHAEMQKIVVQMKDELEQIKEQVLNVL